From Ostrinia nubilalis chromosome 9, ilOstNubi1.1, whole genome shotgun sequence, one genomic window encodes:
- the LOC135074506 gene encoding ribosomal L1 domain-containing protein CG13096: MVSSKKADVKKRPVLKMKPEKVKVKKQSTGKSKTTVEKILTQTEEKKPKKDVLKTIIKDQQNVAPKTKFVMPSKNIKEANVDLCLAALEQVATNTKNKNAIFDDETQIFAEINCIKIQTTTGNIKFVLPHSTAASTGEICLITPDLKKGKKIDHEPTVDHWEEKLRQANVTCVKTVLPMRQLRVEYDQFELKRRLLTQHDFIMVDTSILSHVSHLLGKMFFKKHNMLIPVRLHKKEDIKKSIDLGLRTAMLRLAEGATSVIVVGHTGMPRQKVKENVLSLVQQLRDKYPGGEANIRSISLKLPLSLAVPLYLTLRPSNSITQPRLVRNKPKNFRILEDELSTIPNSTVRVAPDGTVQVNKLGKETSDSEDNEMDQKEDKEEANASDDE, encoded by the exons ATGGTGTCATCAAAAAAAGCCGACGTTAAGAAAAGGCCTGTACTTAAAATGAAACCTGAAAAGGTAAAAGTAAAGAAACAAAGCACCGGTAAAAGTAAAACTACTGTCGAGAAAATCCTTACCCAAACGGAAGAGAAAAAACCAAAGAAAGATGTGTTAAAGACTATAATAAAAGACCAACAAAATGTAGCCCCGAAAACAAAGTTTGTCATGCCTTCCAAAAACATCAAGGAAGCAAATGTTGATTTATGTCTGGCTGCCTTAGAACAAGTAGCTACTAAtactaaaaacaaaaatgctaTTTTCGATGATGAAACACAAATATTTGCAGAAATTAACTGCATCAAAATACAAACTACTACAGGGAATATTAAGTT TGTCCTGCCACATAGTACAGCAGCATCAACAGGAGAAATTTGTTTGATTACACCAGATTTGAAGAAGGGTAAAAAAATTGATCATGAACCTACTGTGGATCATTGGGAGGAAAAACTCCGACAAGCCAATGTGAcatgt GTAAAAACTGTTCTACCAATGAGACAGCTAAGGGTGGAATATGATCAGTTTGAATTGAAACGCAGACTTCTTACACAACATGACTTCATTATGGTTGACACATCAATATTAAGCCATGTGTCTCATTTATTaggaaaaatgtttttcaagaAACACAACATGCTAATTCCTGTCAGGCTGCATAAAAAAGAAGATATAAAGAAAAGTATTGATCTTGGATTACGTACAGCTATGCTACGTTTGGCAGAAGGAGCAACATCCGTTATTGTGGTAGGACACACAGGCATGCCAAGACAAAAAGTCAAAGAGAATGTTCTCTCTTTAGTACAGCAACTTCGTGACAAATATCCTGGAGGGGAAGCCAATATTAGATCAATTTCACTTAAACTGCCACTATCATTGGCAGTGCCTCTGTATCTAACATTGC GACCATCAAACTCCATAACTCAGCCTAGATTAGTTAGGAATAAACCTAAAAACTTCAGAATCCTTGAAGATGAGCTGTCTACTATTCCTAATAGTACTGTCAGAGTAGCCCCAGATGGTAcagttcaagtaaacaaactggGAAAAGAAACTAG TGACAGTGAAGATAATGAGATGGATCAAAAGGAAGATAAAGAGGAAGCAAATGCATCAGATGATGAATGA
- the LOC135074505 gene encoding nibrin: MWYLTSEVDHRVIYIAGQNKEITIGRSADAQQRSFVIPDDPSISRKHATLTNLHDELFLQDLGSRYGTFVNNGEVKVESNSMIKLNDKDIVKFGKMGSVWIVHAKSFVTCTSTLKGENLQNLKTCLTSLSGTLKSDWDSTCKYLTMPAITLTMKVVLALVQGAHIVTVEFWSKCLEAVNSQMALPDPNNFTPQIIESTLNKEVVSFLPDDRRKSLLLGKKVVFFSKLQFDMYKAVLTNASASPLLLSESKMSKSMLCEKDVFVIQYNLTSSSQETQTQRNSIVDIVNYLKSKGKRVITDVEIGLAVLYCSTDKYCNPDFNFPSEVIKQTDQTAKNPTVLAQETQEYNYGAKCKKENVVINESLTNTSMSDKNNSFKRKMSDDDIQNNMTKKFAAGSAGHEGGIKRKVDESNDTKTNPSKKHATEFDEDGFNFVNSGNSDNTSSESTIKRLNLAKPQKRKLDCEDEEDDLFQFIQDRSKIPANTSKSNIFGANNSNTDSNTHDHETNDRNSEINNVDLSALRGSKLDELMKNNEKFMKSENTTLKKIKEEELDEKMNELTLGTTIVKVRPDLIIKKEPIAVEEQSSQVKNFKKFKKVWPIKMQVTIIPRSSMSIYKVDNSKDENSSTNYNEQGNNTIPNESGSINHDVQENNMITNEGEVTVQ, translated from the coding sequence ATGTGGTATTTAACTTCTGAAGTCGATCATAGAGTGATCTACATTGCCGGACAAAACAAAGAAATAACAATTGGACGGAGTGCTGATGCCCAACAACGCAGTTTTGTGATACCAGATGATCCCTCAATCAGCAGAAAACATGCAACCCTTACCAACTTGCACGATGAATTGTTTTTACAAGATTTAGGATCTCGTTACGGTACATTCGTAAATAATGGTGAGGTCAAAGTGGAAAGCAACTCGATGATCAAACTCAATGACAAAGATATTGTAAAGTTTGGAAAAATGGGCAGTGTATGGATAGTACACGCAAAATCTTTTGTGACTTGTACATCCACTTTAAAAGGAGAAAATTTACAAAACTTGAAAACCTGTCTGACCAGCCTTTCAGGTACATTAAAAAGTGACTGGGATAGTACTTGTAAGTACCTAACAATGCCTGCAATCACTCTTACAATGAAAGTAGTATTGGCTCTGGTTCAAGGGGCACATATTGTTACTGTGGAATTTTGGAGTAAATGTTTGGAAGCTGTAAATTCCCAAATGGCTTTGCCTGATCCAAATAACTTCACACCTCAAATTATTGAGTCAACACTCAATAAAGAAGTTGTTTCATTCCTGCCTGATGATCGCAGAAAAAGTCTATTACTTGGCAAGAAAGTTGTTTTTTTCTCCAAACTTCAATTTGATATGTATAAAGCTGTTCTGACTAATGCCTCTGCTAGTCCTCTGCTCTTGAGTGAATCTAAGATGTCAAAATCGATGTTGTGTGAAAAAGATGTCTTTGTTATCCAGTACAATTTAACTTCATCATCTCAGGAAACACAAACTCAAAGAAATTCAATAGTGGATATTGTAAACTATTTGAAAAGCAAAGGAAAAAGAGTTATAACTGATGTTGAGATCGGTCTGGCAGTTTTGTATTGTTCTACTGATAAATACTGCAATCCAGACTTCAATTTCCCTTCAGAGGTGATAAAGCAAACTGATCAGACTGCCAAAAATCCTACAGTTCTTGCACAGGAAACTCAAGAGTACAACTATGGAGCTAAATGTAAAAAGGAAAATGTTGTGATCAATGAGAGTCTTACTAACACTTCTATGTCTGACAAAAATAATAGCTTCAAGAGAAAAATGAGTGATGATGACATTCAGAATAATATGACCAAGAAATTTGCTGCCGGCAGCGCTGGACATGAGGGTGGCATCAAAAGAAAAGTAGATGAGAGCAATGATACAAAAACGAATCCATCTAAAAAGCATGCTACCGAATTTGATGAAGATGGTTTCAACTTTGTTAACAGTGGGAACTCTGATAATACTTCAAGTGAATCTACAATAAAACGTCTAAATTTGGCAAAGCCACAAAAGCGCAAGTTGGACTGTGAAGATGAAGAGGATGATTTATTCCAATTTATACAGGACAGATCAAAAATACCAGCTAACACATCTAAATCCAATATTTTTGGTGCCAACAATTCTAACACAGATTCAAACACACATGACCATGAAACTAATGATAGGAACAgtgaaattaataatgtagattTATCTGCTTTGAGAGGATCTAAGCTGGATGAGCTAatgaaaaacaatgaaaaatttatGAAAAGTGAGAATACTactttgaaaaaaatcaaagagGAAGAATTAGATGAAAAAATGAATGAGCTAACCTTGGGTACTACAATTGTCAAAGTGAGGCCAGATTTGATAATAAAGAAGGAGCCTATTGCAGTAGAAGAACAGTCTAGTCAGGTGAAGAATTTCAAGAAATTCAAAAAGGTTTGGCCTATAAAAATGCAGGTGACTATAATTCCTAGGTCATCCATGAGCATTTATAAGGTGGACAATAGCAAGGATGAAAATAGTTCAACTAACTATAATGAACAAGGGAACAACACAATTCCTAATGAAAGTGGTTCAATTAACCATGATGTTCAAGAAAATAATATGATCACTAATGAAGGTGAGGTTACTGTTCAATAA